The Aminiphilus circumscriptus DSM 16581 genome contains a region encoding:
- the rpsI gene encoding 30S ribosomal protein S9 yields the protein MNVPMTYHWGTGRRKTAVARVRIRAGEGKILVNERTMDDYFPRSQWRIHALEALKIANVEGKIDVFVRAHGGGLTGQSGAVRLGIARALLKLNPDLRPALKRAGLLTRDPRMVERKKYGQKGARGLHQYSKR from the coding sequence TTCCGATGACGTACCACTGGGGTACCGGAAGAAGAAAGACCGCTGTGGCAAGGGTTCGGATCCGTGCTGGAGAGGGCAAGATTCTTGTGAACGAACGGACGATGGACGACTATTTCCCGAGGAGCCAATGGCGGATTCATGCCTTGGAGGCATTGAAGATCGCGAATGTCGAAGGGAAAATCGATGTTTTCGTTCGCGCTCACGGGGGCGGTTTGACGGGACAGTCCGGCGCGGTGCGTCTGGGGATCGCCAGAGCACTCCTCAAGCTCAACCCGGATCTGCGCCCGGCGCTCAAGCGGGCAGGATTGCTCACTCGTGATCCTCGCATGGTGGAACGCAAGAAGTACGGTCAGAAGGGTGCCCGGGGACTGCATCAGTACTCCAAGCGGTAA